A window of the Nitrospinota bacterium genome harbors these coding sequences:
- the plsX gene encoding phosphate acyltransferase PlsX, with translation MKIAVDAMGGDHAPAAIVEGALQASKEVKSPIVLVGVEERIRAELDRLGGTNAGLEIVPATEVVGMDESPAVAIRKKKNSSISVGIDLLKSGGCAAFVSAGNTGAVMAAALLKLRTIPGIGRAPIAVMLPTARGFTVLLDAGANVDVKAGTLFEFGVMGSVYASFVLGIDNPRVGTLSIGEEEGKGTDVIREAASMLKASSVNFIGNVEAKEVYRGGVDVIVCDGLLGHITLKVSESLAEFLQNALRDIFTANWRAKLAYLLVKPQFAAFKKKIDYHEYGGAPLLGINGGVIISHGSSKAKSIKNAIKQAELYIEMDVINKIRVGMEKNAQFRPAEAEKEPV, from the coding sequence TTGAAAATCGCCGTTGACGCCATGGGGGGCGACCACGCCCCCGCGGCCATCGTTGAGGGGGCGCTCCAGGCTTCGAAAGAGGTCAAAAGCCCCATCGTGCTCGTTGGCGTCGAGGAGCGGATTAGGGCGGAACTTGACCGGCTGGGCGGGACGAACGCCGGACTGGAAATCGTGCCGGCCACGGAAGTGGTCGGCATGGACGAATCCCCCGCCGTCGCCATCCGGAAGAAAAAAAACTCCTCCATATCGGTGGGGATCGACCTCCTGAAATCGGGGGGGTGCGCCGCTTTCGTCAGCGCCGGCAACACCGGCGCCGTGATGGCCGCCGCGCTGCTGAAGCTCCGGACCATTCCCGGCATCGGCCGCGCGCCGATCGCCGTCATGCTGCCGACCGCGCGCGGCTTCACCGTGCTGCTGGATGCCGGCGCGAATGTCGACGTAAAGGCCGGCACGCTGTTCGAATTCGGCGTCATGGGCTCGGTTTACGCCTCGTTCGTCCTCGGCATCGATAATCCGCGGGTCGGCACCCTTTCCATCGGCGAGGAAGAGGGCAAGGGAACCGACGTGATCCGCGAGGCGGCGTCCATGCTGAAAGCAAGCTCCGTCAATTTCATCGGCAACGTGGAGGCCAAGGAGGTCTACCGCGGCGGCGTTGACGTGATCGTGTGCGACGGCCTGCTGGGACACATAACGCTGAAGGTGAGCGAATCGCTGGCGGAATTTCTGCAAAACGCCCTGCGGGACATTTTCACGGCCAACTGGCGCGCCAAACTGGCCTATCTTCTCGTCAAGCCGCAATTCGCCGCATTCAAAAAGAAAATCGATTACCACGAATATGGCGGCGCGCCGCTGCTGGGCATCAACGGCGGGGTCATCATCTCGCACGGGTCATCCAAGGCGAAATCCATCAAGAACGCCATCAAGCAGGCGGAGCTCTATATCGAAATGGACGTCATTAACAAAATCCGCGTTGGAATGGAAAAGAACGCCCAGTTCCGGCCAGCCGAAGCGGAAAAAGAACCCGTCTAG
- a CDS encoding aminoacyl-tRNA hydrolase: MKLLVGLGNPGPKYARTRHNAGFMALDRLGEILGIRFNREMLGAFVARGEAGGHEVVLAKPWTYMNLSGGPVAALARKFSLKPDGITVLHDDIDVPLGKVKDKIGGGAGGHNGVSSVAEHLGTPDFRRIRIGVGRPPEWQDAADYVLAPFEGGEAPALNAAIEESCRRALDFA; the protein is encoded by the coding sequence GTGAAATTGCTGGTCGGCCTGGGAAACCCGGGGCCGAAGTACGCTCGAACCCGGCATAACGCCGGGTTTATGGCGCTTGACCGCCTCGGCGAGATACTCGGTATCCGTTTCAACCGCGAGATGCTTGGCGCATTCGTGGCGCGCGGGGAGGCGGGCGGCCACGAAGTGGTGCTGGCCAAGCCGTGGACGTATATGAATCTCAGCGGCGGGCCGGTTGCCGCTTTGGCGCGGAAGTTTTCGCTAAAGCCGGACGGCATCACCGTGTTGCATGACGACATTGACGTGCCGCTGGGCAAAGTTAAGGATAAGATAGGCGGCGGCGCGGGCGGACACAACGGCGTGTCGTCCGTCGCGGAACATCTGGGAACGCCGGATTTCCGGAGGATTCGCATCGGTGTCGGACGGCCCCCTGAATGGCAGGATGCCGCCGATTACGTTTTGGCCCCTTTTGAGGGGGGCGAAGCGCCGGCGCTGAACGCCGCTATCGAGGAGTCCTGCCGGCGGGCGTTGGACTTCGCATAG
- a CDS encoding 50S ribosomal protein L25 — protein METITLKVDKRAEMGKKVSAGLRRAGQVPAVIYGLTASQKLTVDAKELKKALSGPSGTHVILQLEMGDGKGLHNALLKELQFHPLTDQFIHADLLEIDLNKPIMVKLPVVYSGEAVGVKVSGGEIRIHARDLNVECMPSVMPRAINVDISSLDINKVWHISDLKLPEGIRVTDAADHPAVSCITPKKEEVVAAVVAEGAAPAEGAAPAAGAAPAAAGKGAAAPAGKAADAKAPAGKGAAPAKGGGKEGGKK, from the coding sequence ATGGAAACGATAACGCTGAAAGTGGATAAACGCGCCGAAATGGGGAAAAAGGTATCCGCCGGGCTGCGCCGCGCGGGGCAGGTGCCGGCCGTCATTTACGGCTTGACGGCCTCGCAGAAACTTACCGTCGACGCCAAGGAGCTCAAGAAGGCCCTTTCCGGCCCCAGCGGCACACACGTCATCCTTCAGCTCGAAATGGGGGACGGCAAGGGGTTGCACAACGCCCTGCTCAAAGAATTGCAGTTTCACCCGCTCACCGACCAGTTCATCCACGCGGATCTGCTGGAAATCGACCTCAACAAGCCGATCATGGTCAAGCTGCCGGTTGTGTATAGCGGCGAAGCCGTCGGCGTGAAGGTGAGCGGTGGCGAAATCCGCATTCACGCCCGCGACCTCAATGTGGAGTGCATGCCGTCCGTGATGCCGCGCGCCATCAATGTCGATATTTCCAGCCTTGACATCAACAAGGTGTGGCACATTTCCGACCTTAAGTTGCCCGAAGGAATCAGGGTGACCGACGCGGCCGATCATCCGGCTGTTTCCTGCATCACGCCGAAGAAGGAAGAAGTCGTGGCGGCGGTTGTCGCCGAAGGCGCGGCTCCGGCCGAAGGCGCGGCTCCGGCCGCTGGCGCGGCTCCGGCCGCGGCGGGCAAGGGCGCGGCGGCGCCGGCGGGCAAGGCCGCCGATGCCAAGGCTCCGGCGGGCAAGGGCGCGGCCCCGGCCAAAGGCGGCGGGAAAGAGGGCGGCAAGAAATAA
- the rpmF gene encoding 50S ribosomal protein L32 — translation MTQPKKKTTARKKGFRRAHHFLKAPGMSTCPSCQAVKPPHQVCPSCGAYNGKEVIKVEME, via the coding sequence ATGACTCAACCAAAGAAAAAGACCACCGCACGGAAAAAGGGCTTTCGCCGCGCCCATCATTTCCTGAAAGCGCCGGGCATGTCCACCTGCCCCAGCTGCCAGGCGGTGAAACCGCCGCATCAGGTCTGTCCCTCGTGCGGCGCTTACAACGGCAAGGAAGTTATCAAAGTAGAGATGGAATAA
- a CDS encoding DUF177 domain-containing protein has protein sequence MKIEHKNRIEIDLENIDPENGLVLRMEKPFGFFFNEGDGVNGVGNVTAELALTKAGEDIFVTGRVEGTVKLQCSRCLAEYGMTLAPAIEAPFFPRAAESPEGEEEDDGDVNFHDGEKLDLFPVLRDHLLLAIPFKPLCMEECKGLCPKCGADLNTAPCGCTPKEPDARFAALQKLKERL, from the coding sequence ATGAAGATTGAACATAAAAACCGCATCGAAATCGATTTAGAGAACATCGATCCCGAAAACGGCCTCGTCCTCCGGATGGAAAAACCGTTCGGCTTTTTCTTCAACGAGGGGGACGGCGTCAACGGCGTGGGGAACGTGACGGCGGAGTTGGCTCTCACAAAGGCCGGCGAAGACATCTTCGTGACGGGCCGTGTCGAAGGAACGGTGAAGCTGCAATGCAGCCGCTGCCTGGCGGAATACGGGATGACGCTGGCCCCGGCCATCGAGGCCCCCTTTTTTCCGCGCGCCGCGGAATCACCCGAAGGGGAGGAAGAGGACGATGGGGATGTGAATTTCCACGACGGGGAGAAGCTCGATCTTTTCCCGGTGCTGCGCGACCATCTCCTGCTGGCCATTCCCTTCAAGCCGCTCTGCATGGAGGAGTGCAAGGGACTCTGTCCCAAATGCGGCGCCGATCTGAATACCGCTCCCTGCGGCTGCACACCGAAAGAACCGGATGCGCGCTTTGCCGCGCTGCAAAAACTGAAAGAACGGCTATAA